The Engraulis encrasicolus isolate BLACKSEA-1 chromosome 22, IST_EnEncr_1.0, whole genome shotgun sequence genome includes a region encoding these proteins:
- the LOC134438490 gene encoding apelin receptor-like isoform X1 — translation MDNHNSSLDSVISGDAVMSPEDLVGVCVRVLVCLVGLVGNLLVLFLLPRQLKGKKDSFTLRLMLNLAVCDVLCMLTLPFWMLGMYYGWDALGLPACQAICYVAYVCLSASTLAVSLMSIHRYVQVLYRPQWERLGGRGEGLLLASIWLASCLSAIPSVSLYALLDDTPANSSQTLMVCEKAPVSEGQKVGVLLYETLIGFVFPLITLVTAYFRLQHKVSQKTRTVVEACGTSTQDAARSLRFLVTAIVATFFLVYLPYHVVNVMTIFTPLSHNPQKTFTRLSSDLQATLTPPLPYRSARTIVESVGFLNSCINPFLYAFAYVRLRNRKRSPSPAPTAGITRKDNSNTNEATA, via the exons ATGGACAACCATAACAGCAGCTTGGACAG TGTCATATCTGGAGACGCGGTCATGTCACCAGAGGActtggtcggtgtgtgtgtgcgtgtgctggtgtGTTTGGTGGGGCTGGTTGGGAACCTGCTGGTCCTTTTTCTGTTGCCACGACAACTGAAG gGTAAGAAGGACAGCTTCACATTACGTCTGATGCTGAATCTGGCcgtgtgtgatgtgctgtgtatGCTCACGCTGCCTTTCTGGATGTTGGGGATGTACTACGGCTGGGACGCACTCGGCCTGCCCGCCTGCCAAGCCATCTGCTACGTTGCATACGTCTGCCTCAGTGCCAGCACTCTAGCCGTATCACTTATGAGTATACAcag gtatGTGCAGGTCCTGTACCGGCCGCAGTGGGAGCGTCTGGGTGGCCGGGGGGAGGGGCTTCTGCTGGCTAGCATCTGGTTGGCCAGCTGCCTCTCCGCCATCCCCTCCGTCAGTCTCTACGCCCTTCTCGACGACACCCCTGCCAACAGCAGCCAGACATTGATG gtgtgtgAGAAGGCCCCTGTTTCAGAGGGCCAGAAGGTGGGGGTGTTGCTCTATGAGACTCTGATCGGTTTCGTGTTTCCTCTCATCACTCTGGTCACCGCATACTTCAGACTGCAACACaag GTGAGCCAGAAGACGCGGACGGTGGTAGAAGCTTGTGGCACATCGACGCAAGACGCGGCGCGCAGCCTTCGGTTCCTGGTGACGGCCATCGTGGCTACCTTCTTCCTGGTCTACCTGCCGTACCACGTGGTGAACGTCATGACCATCTTCACCCCCTTGTCCCACAACCCACAGAAGACCTTCACACGCCTCTCCAGCGACCTCCAGGCGACCCTCACACCCCCACTGCCCTACCGCAGTGCCAGGACTATAGTGGAGTCTGTGGGGTTCCTCAACAGCTGCATTAACCCTTTCCTCTACGCCTTCGCCTACGTCCGGCTGCGCAACAGGAAACGCTCCCCCAGCCCGGCCCCCACCGCGGGAATCACCAGGAAGGACAACAGCAACACCAATGAGGCGACAGCTTAG
- the LOC134438490 gene encoding apelin receptor A-like isoform X2, translating to MDNHNSSLDSVISGDAVMSPEDLVGVCVRVLVCLVGLVGNLLVLFLLPRQLKGKKDSFTLRLMLNLAVCDVLCMLTLPFWMLGMYYGWDALGLPACQAICYVAYVCLSASTLAVSLMSIHRYVQVLYRPQWERLGGRGEGLLLASIWLASCLSAIPSVSLYALLDDTPANSSQTLMVSQKTRTVVEACGTSTQDAARSLRFLVTAIVATFFLVYLPYHVVNVMTIFTPLSHNPQKTFTRLSSDLQATLTPPLPYRSARTIVESVGFLNSCINPFLYAFAYVRLRNRKRSPSPAPTAGITRKDNSNTNEATA from the exons ATGGACAACCATAACAGCAGCTTGGACAG TGTCATATCTGGAGACGCGGTCATGTCACCAGAGGActtggtcggtgtgtgtgtgcgtgtgctggtgtGTTTGGTGGGGCTGGTTGGGAACCTGCTGGTCCTTTTTCTGTTGCCACGACAACTGAAG gGTAAGAAGGACAGCTTCACATTACGTCTGATGCTGAATCTGGCcgtgtgtgatgtgctgtgtatGCTCACGCTGCCTTTCTGGATGTTGGGGATGTACTACGGCTGGGACGCACTCGGCCTGCCCGCCTGCCAAGCCATCTGCTACGTTGCATACGTCTGCCTCAGTGCCAGCACTCTAGCCGTATCACTTATGAGTATACAcag gtatGTGCAGGTCCTGTACCGGCCGCAGTGGGAGCGTCTGGGTGGCCGGGGGGAGGGGCTTCTGCTGGCTAGCATCTGGTTGGCCAGCTGCCTCTCCGCCATCCCCTCCGTCAGTCTCTACGCCCTTCTCGACGACACCCCTGCCAACAGCAGCCAGACATTGATG GTGAGCCAGAAGACGCGGACGGTGGTAGAAGCTTGTGGCACATCGACGCAAGACGCGGCGCGCAGCCTTCGGTTCCTGGTGACGGCCATCGTGGCTACCTTCTTCCTGGTCTACCTGCCGTACCACGTGGTGAACGTCATGACCATCTTCACCCCCTTGTCCCACAACCCACAGAAGACCTTCACACGCCTCTCCAGCGACCTCCAGGCGACCCTCACACCCCCACTGCCCTACCGCAGTGCCAGGACTATAGTGGAGTCTGTGGGGTTCCTCAACAGCTGCATTAACCCTTTCCTCTACGCCTTCGCCTACGTCCGGCTGCGCAACAGGAAACGCTCCCCCAGCCCGGCCCCCACCGCGGGAATCACCAGGAAGGACAACAGCAACACCAATGAGGCGACAGCTTAG